The following nucleotide sequence is from Drosophila takahashii strain IR98-3 E-12201 chromosome 3L, DtakHiC1v2, whole genome shotgun sequence.
ATTGGTTTATTAATCAAGATCCTATCAAAGTTAAGAATTAGTTTTATGAATAAGATATCGGCTCACAATAATATTGTGATCACAACGGTAAAGTCACATTCCCAAAACGAAACTCGTGCAGTGTTGCAAAACTCCACCTGCCAAAGCGTCCTGCTTTGCCAACACTGATAAAACGGCACTTTTTTCTGGACGGAGTTTCGTGGAAACTTACTGCgaagtttaattattttctgataatTAAAAGAAACTGCCGCTATGCCAAGGACTCAGAAATCCTGTGCTGCGGTCAACCGACTGAGCGTGACCATCAAGACGCACGCGAATTCGCAATCGCAGCTGACCGATCTGCGGAAGAATCTGAACGACAAGGGCCGAATTCGCGAGTATGTAGAAAAGCTGCTCGGCGACGAGAAGCACATGGGCTCCGTGCTGGACACGATCTCGTCCACCGAGGAGGAGAAGCACCGCCTGGCCACCGTGACCGGCTGGTCCACGGTGAGCATCGCCAACTGCGCCGGCGTTTCCAATGCGTCCATCTTTCTGGCCCTCAAATGGGTGCTGATGCCCGTCAAGGTGGAGATATTCGACTTCAAGCGCAGCGGAACGGAGGACCAGATGGCACGTGGCCAGTTCCTGGTGGACAGCCAGCTTAGCGCCAATCGCCTGAAGCGCCTGCAAGGGGAGGTGGCCGTACTCTACACATGCCAGAAGATCGAGATGCAGGTCACTCCAGGTCTGCCCAAATCCGTGATGAACGCCAAGATAACTGAGGGATTCACTACTGCCATGCAGGCGGCCATAGAATCGCGCTATGAACTGGCCACACGCACCCTAGATCTCTCCCGATTCCACGCCAGCCCAGAGCTGGCCCTGCATTTCTGTCCGCTGCATGTGGTCAAGCTCCTGGAGAGCGCACTCGTCCTCACGGGACTCGTATTTCCCGACGTGGCCGGCATTGTGCTGAGCAACAACTATTTGTGCTCTCTAAAAGCCTTCGCCGGTATTTCCCATAATTTTGCGCGCCTGGAGCGCTTGGACATAAGCGCAAATAGAATCAATGATTTGGGCGAGCTGGTCTACCTGAAAAATCTGCGTTTCAAGACCCTGTTCCTGGCCGGAAACGGTGTGGCCAAGCTCAAGGCGGAGGAGATTCGAGAGGCGCTGCCCCAGGTGCAAAACGTTCATGGTTGCGTGCACCCGGAGGAAAATATAAAGGTCGCTGAAAATCTTCCCAAGTATCAACGCCATCAGGGTGAAGGAACCAAGGGCCTTCAGTTCTGCAACGGCTTTATCAGTTCGTATTACAATTTCTTTGATGATCCCGAACAGCGCTCCCAACTTAAGGAGTACTACGACGACCACGCTATGTTCTCGCTAAGCGTGCCCGGTCAACTGGACAAGGTGTCCGCCTACAAAATGTACAATAGAAACCAGAAGCGCCACTACTCATCCTTTGCTCACAATGCCAAGCTGCAGGTGGACAACGCTGCACTGCTTCTCGCCTTGAGCCGCTTGCCTTCAATGCTGACGGACCACCAGAACGCTGGGCTTGACATCCACGTGTTCACCGCGAGCTTGCGCATCTTTACTCTGACCGGATACTTTAAGGAGATCACCTCCGATGGCTGGGAACCGAGGCACTTTCAGCGCACCTTTGTACTGCGTCTTCTCAATAGCCCAGGATGGCTAATAACTAACGACATGCTCTGCATAATTTCGCTGAAGTCGGAGCAGAAAGAGCccgttaaatttaaaccagAAGTAACCAAGATAGAAAAGGTTGCCTTGGTACCAAAAAAAGTTAACCGTCCTGCCGTTAAGGGGATAACCATAAAAACAAAGGCTCAGAAGAAAGCATCCCCCGTCTCCTCTTTGAATAAAGATATGGATCCCCTGTACCAGGCGGTGGAGAGTATGTCCTTGCAGGGTTCCAAGATGGACGTTCTTCCTAGCGAGAACTTTGATGATATGCCACCACTGGTTGCCATCGGTCCATTAGTTACCAATCCTACCGATACTTTGGAACAGGAGATCGAGGACACTTTGATGTCTGATGAGGATGCCTTTGAACTGGTCATCGATGAGGATGTCCTAATCGGAGGCGATgatttttaatggttttacatccaaaaacaatacaaaaaaaaatagcaataaGAAAGCTAAATACTCATAGGTTTAAGACACCATATTTTCATAAGTCGATAGTTCACCGAGTGCGAAACTCAAGaatctaatttattttcaacttttattttttaacaaaagccTTTAAACACAACTCGAAAACGTTTACCCGCCCCAAGCGTCGGAATCTGGATTTCGTAAGTAAAAGTCGAAAActgaaagtatttttttataataatgatGACCCCAAATTTTGCAGAGCCAAAATGGAGCAGGAAATGATAGCGGAGTTGGAACCGGATCGGTTTCGGGTaccccgggaatgcttcagctGGAAATCGGCGGCCTGGTCACCACGAATATGCACAAATCCTTCCTGCAAGACACATCGCCACCGTCTTCCATATGCTCCTCCATGAACACGGAACGGATGAACAACTCATTGATCACGTCGGCAGACTTTACAAACCTAAACTTCCTGCAATCCACAATCGGCCTGGAGCAGGAGCCTAGCCTGACCACCACACTTACCGACCAGACGACAGACAACATGGGAATGGGCGGCTACACGCTTAGTGACATGATCCGGGATCGCAAGGCGCTGGAGTCGTTGACCTTGTGCGAGGAAGATGGCACCCTAATTAAGGACTCGCACATCGGTCAGATCGACGAAATATCCTTGACGCTGAGCAAAACCGCCTCCGGCTGCAGCACCATGGACAACAGCACAGACAGCATGTCCATTCCGTTGGCCGCGGATCGAACAATGCCCGCTGCGATGCCCGCACTTTGTCCTGCCCTGCAGCGTACCATGATCCTGGGAGAGGAGATGATTGGCGATACCACCTTTAACCTGGTGGATAGCCTTACCACTTCCGTCCTGCAGTCCGAGTCTGAGTCCCTGCCAGTGGATGGAAATGCGACCTTCAAAAGGCCCAATGCGGGTGCTGCTCAGGCTGACGAGACGCAGGTGCTGACAGGACGGCAGATGAATGCCACATTTACCGAAGGTTGCAATACTCCCGAGGGCCGCTGCGAAACGCCCGAGAATATCGACCGAAAGCTGGCCCTGCTCACCATGGAATCCTCCACTCCGCTGACCACGAACATACGCTCCCACTGctaccacaacaacaacaataataataataacaagacGGGATATACGCCTACCCTGAAAGGCCGTGGAGACATGAACCTGTCCCCGATTGTTGGCGCTACGCCGCAAAAGCCAATGGGTGCAGCTCCAGGACGACTCAACAACACCTTCGAGCCCGCGGCCAAGACAGCTCCATTCAATGGCGAGAAGTTCGTGCTGGACACCATGGAGCTCTTGGAGCAGATCGAACAG
It contains:
- the Nxf3 gene encoding nuclear RNA export factor 1, whose product is MPRTQKSCAAVNRLSVTIKTHANSQSQLTDLRKNLNDKGRIREYVEKLLGDEKHMGSVLDTISSTEEEKHRLATVTGWSTVSIANCAGVSNASIFLALKWVLMPVKVEIFDFKRSGTEDQMARGQFLVDSQLSANRLKRLQGEVAVLYTCQKIEMQVTPGLPKSVMNAKITEGFTTAMQAAIESRYELATRTLDLSRFHASPELALHFCPLHVVKLLESALVLTGLVFPDVAGIVLSNNYLCSLKAFAGISHNFARLERLDISANRINDLGELVYLKNLRFKTLFLAGNGVAKLKAEEIREALPQVQNVHGCVHPEENIKVAENLPKYQRHQGEGTKGLQFCNGFISSYYNFFDDPEQRSQLKEYYDDHAMFSLSVPGQLDKVSAYKMYNRNQKRHYSSFAHNAKLQVDNAALLLALSRLPSMLTDHQNAGLDIHVFTASLRIFTLTGYFKEITSDGWEPRHFQRTFVLRLLNSPGWLITNDMLCIISLKSEQKEPVKFKPEVTKIEKVALVPKKVNRPAVKGITIKTKAQKKASPVSSLNKDMDPLYQAVESMSLQGSKMDVLPSENFDDMPPLVAIGPLVTNPTDTLEQEIEDTLMSDEDAFELVIDEDVLIGGDDF